From Doryrhamphus excisus isolate RoL2022-K1 chromosome 22, RoL_Dexc_1.0, whole genome shotgun sequence, one genomic window encodes:
- the LOC131109684 gene encoding heparan sulfate glucosamine 3-O-sulfotransferase 2-like: MGCELFNALQTFGKIDLKRCTVGIQGEMACALLFSRRLTKTSVCLLSLLFSFMCYCALFHSDPLIMPASGDPAPSCRQPGADGSSRRLSLSCASTSSSSLPPPSHPAERPPSAPLHAKTDTPSPPVGHSKFGNKKLPNAIIVGVKKGGTRAVLEFIRIHPDVRAAGTETHFFDRNYNRGLEWYRGLMPRTLEGQITMEKTPSYFVTKETPHRIAIMSQDARLIVVVRDPVTRAISDYTQTLSKNPDLPSFQELAFQNQTSGSVDTSWNAIRIGLYALHLENWLRYFPLAQIHFVSGERLITDPAGELARVQDFLGLKRIVTDKHFYFNRTKGFPCLKKPESSGSPRCLGKSKGRTHVQIDRDAIEQLRDFYRPFNVKFYEMVGHDFKWE, translated from the exons ATGGGATGTGAGCTTTTTAACGCTTTGCAGACATTTGGGAAGATTGATTTAAAAAGATGCACTGTTGGAATCCAAGGAGAGATGGCATGTGCGCTCCTCTTCAGTCGCCGGCTCACAAAAACATCAGTGTGCTTGCTGTCCCTTCTCTTCTCCTTCATGTGTTACTGCGCTTTATTCCACTCGGACCCACTCATAATGCCGGCCTCGGGGGATCCAGCTCCAAGCTGCCGTCAGCCGGGGGCTGATGGTAGCTCCCGGCGTCTTAGCCTCTCATGcgcctccacctcctcttcttctcttcctcctccgtCCCATCCAGCCGAGAGGCCACCTTCTGCTCCGCTCCACGCCAAGACCGACACGCCCAGCCCCCCCGTGGGCCATTCAAAGTTTGGGAATAAGAAGTTACCCAATGCTATCATAGTTGGAGTGAAGAAGGGCGGTACCAGGGCGGTTCTGGAGTTCATACGGATCCATCCGGACGTGAGAGCTGCCGGTACCGAAACGCACTTTTTTGACCGGAACTATAACAGAGGACTGGAGTGGTACAG AGGTTTGATGCCAAGGACTCTTGAAGGCCAAATCACAATGGAGAAGACGCCAAGCTACTTTGTCACAAAAGAGACACCGCACCGGATAGCCATCATGTCCCAAGACGCCAGACTCATTGTGGTGGTCCGAGACCCTGTCACCCGAGCCATATCCGACTACACGCAGACTTTGTCCAAAAATCCCGACCTGCCAAGTTTCCAAGAGTTGGCGTTCCAGAACCAAACCTCAGGCTCGGTGGACACATCCTGGAACGCCATTCGCATCGGTCTGTACGCCCTTCACCTGGAGAACTGGCTGCGCTACTTCCCTCTGGCTCAGATCCACTTCGTCAGTGGCGAACGCCTCATTACGGACCCGGCCGGTGAGCTGGCACGGGTGCAGGACTTTCTGGGGCTTAAGCGCATTGTCACGGACAAGCACTTCTACTTCAACCGTACCAAAGGCTTCCCGTGCCTCAAGAAGCCAGAGAGCAGTGGCTCACCACGTTGCCTGGGAAAGTCCAAGGGAAGGACTCATGTACAGATCGACCGGGACGCCATCGAGCAGCTGCGAGACTTCTACAGACCATTTAATGTCAAGTTCTATGAAATGGTGGGTCATGATTTCAAGTGGGAGTAG
- the lrrc4bb gene encoding leucine-rich repeat-containing protein 4B, producing MRVVMVTSPSTPSPLLWLVHLLLWFHNHGPELTEAAPPCPVPCSCSNQASRVICTRKSLDQVPDSISENTRYLNLQENTIQVIKSDTFKHLRHLEILQLSKNHIRQIEVGAFNGLPNLNTLELFDNRLTVVPSQAFEYLSKLRELWLRNNPIETLPAFAFHRVPSLRRLDLGELRKLDFISEAAFEGLVNLRFLNLGMCGLKDIPNLTPLVRLEELELSGNQLGIVRPGSFQGLVSLRKLWLMHSRVSVIERNAFDDLKNLEELNLSHNSLHSLPHDLFTPLHQLERVHLNHNPWVCNCDVLWLSWWLKETVPSNTTCCARCHAPPGLKGKYIGELDQSHFTCYAPVIVEPPTDLNVTEGMAAELKCRTGTSMTSVNWFTPNGTLMTHGSYRVRISVLHDGTLNFTNVTVQDTGQYTCMVTNSAGNTTATAVLNVSASDPSNSYSYFTTVTVETVETVGGGDDKNSAMQYINETFIDFPNPTVDRGLDGVTISPSLSSLSSLSPRANRATENAVTVSIIDVTNIPGLDDVMKTTKIIIGCFVAITFMAAVMLVVFYKLRKQHQLHKHHGPARAIEIVNVEDEIGAGAGSGISGGSTMNTGGGGEGSLRIHHPEIVNLPNIGRSDTLNHYYKTHHYNNNVMGLSIGSEGMGPGGMLKNHPGQEIPISCTPVPISTSNLLPSSGNGTNTNPSSMSPPLPMSLPMPTMGLHGSIKGFMGQNQNPQMEPLLFKGSSKENVQETQI from the exons ATgcgtgttgtcatggtgaccaGCCCCTCTACCCCTTCCCCCCTCCTCTGGTTGGTCCACCTTTTGTTGTGGTTCCACAACCATGGACCTGAGCTGACAGAGGCAGCACCCCCCTGCCCCGTCCCCTGTAGCTGCTCCAATCAGGCGAGCCGTGTCATCTGTACAAGGAAAAGTCTAGATCAAGTCCCGGACAGTATTTCGGAAAacacaagatacctcaatctcCAAGAGAACACCATTCAG GTGATAAAGTCTGACACCTTTAAGCACCTGCGGCATTTGGAAATCCTCCAGCTCTCCAAGAACCACATCCGGCAGATCGAGGTGGGAGCATTCAATGGACTGCCAAACCTCAACACGCTGGAGCTCTTCGACAACCGTCTCACCGTGGTACCGTCGCAGGCCTTTGAGTACCTCAGCAAGCTAAGGGAGTTATGGCTACGGAACAACCCCATCGAGACACTGCCAGCGTTCGCCTTTCACCGCGTTCCCTCTTTACGTCGTCTCGATCTCGGGGAACTTAGGAAACTGGATTTTATCTCAGAGGCGGCCTTCGAAGGTCTGGTCAACTTGCGATTCTTGAATCTGGGCATGTGCGGCTTGAAAGACATCCCGAACCTCACCCCGCTTGTACGGCTGGAAGAGTTGGAGTTGTCCGGGAACCAGTTGGGGATAGTCCGTCCTGGGTCCTTCCAGGGCCTGGTGTCGCTTCGCAAGCTGTGGCTCATGCACTCAAGAGTGTCGGTTATTGAGCGCAACGCTTTTGACGACCTAAAAAACTTGGAGGAGCTTAACCTTTCCCACAATTCGCTTCATTCGCTGCCCCACGACCTCTTCACGCCGTTGCACCAGTTGGAGAGGGTGCACCTCAACCACAACCCCTGGGTGTGTAACTGCGATGTTCTGTGGCTGAGCTGGTGGCTTAAAGAAACGGTTCCGAGCAACACCACGTGTTGTGCCCGATGCCATGCGCCCCCGGGTCTGAAGGGCAAGTACATCGGCGAACTGGACCAGAGCCATTTCACTTGCTACGCCCCCGTCATCGTGGAGCCGCCCACTGACCTCAACGTCACAGAGGGCATGGCGGCGGAGCTGAAATGCCGCACGGGAACCTCCATGACCTCCGTCAACTGGTTCACTCCAAACGGCACTCTGATGACTCACGGATCGTACCGCGTGAGGATCTCCGTGCTCCACGACGGAACGCTCAACTTCACCAACGTGACCGTGCAGGACACCGGGCAGTACACTTGCATGGTGACCAACTCCGCTGGCAacaccaccgccaccgccgTGCTCAACGTGTCCGCTTCAGACCCAAGCAACAGCTACAGCTATTTCACCACCGTCACCGTGGAGACGGTCGAGACGGTGGGAGGAGGCGATGATAAGAACTCAGCAATGCAGTACATTAACGAGACCTTCATAGATTTCCCTAATCCAACTGTTGATAGAGGGTTGGACGGCGTCACCATATCGCCTTCTCTCTCGTCTCTGTCCTCACTGTCGCCACGAGCCAATAGAGCCACTGAGAACGCGGTGACTGTGTCCATCATTGACGTAACTAACATTCCGGGCCTGGATGATGTCATGAAAACCACCAAGATCATCATTGGCTGCTTTGTGGCCATTACGTTTATGGCCGCTGTAATGTTGGTGGTCTTCTATAAGCTCCGCAAGCAACACCAGCTGCACAAGCACCACGGCCCGGCCAGAGCCATCGAGATCGTCAACGTGGAGGATGAGATTGGAGCCGGAGCGGGTAGTGGTATCTCGGGCGGGTCTACAATGAATACCGGCGGTGGCGGCGAGGGATCCCTAAGGATACATCATCCGGAAATAGTTAACCTTCCCAACATCGGACGATCAGATACCCTGAACCATTACTACAAGACCCATCATTACAACAACAACGTGATGGGGCTGAGTATCGGTAGTGAGGGAATGGGACCAGGAGGGATGCTCAAGAACCACCCAGGCCAGGAAATCCCCATCTCCTGTACCCCTGTCCCCATCTCCACTTCCAATCTGCTCCCATCTTCAGGAAATGGCACCAACACCAACCCAAGCTCAATGTCCCCACCTCTGCCCATGTCTCTCCCGATGCCCACCATGGGCCTCCACGGATCCATTAAAGGTTTCATGGGACAGAACCAGAACCCCCAAATGGAGCCTCTTCTTTTTAAGGGGAGCTCGAAGGAAAATGTCCAGGAGACTCAGATCTAA